The following proteins are co-located in the Planococcus plakortidis genome:
- the perR gene encoding peroxide-responsive transcriptional repressor PerR yields the protein MSEAQLKDALDTLKSTGVRITPQRHAILEFMIHSTSHPTADDIYRALEKAFPNMSVATVYNNLRVFKKAGLVKELTYGDSSSRFDFVTHDHYHMICNECGKIVDFHYPGLDEVEHLASHVTGFQVDYHRLEIYGTCRDCYSESAKAQ from the coding sequence ATGTCTGAAGCCCAATTGAAAGACGCACTCGATACGCTAAAATCTACAGGCGTCAGAATTACTCCACAGCGTCATGCGATTTTGGAATTTATGATTCATTCTACATCGCATCCGACAGCAGATGATATCTATCGTGCGCTTGAAAAAGCCTTTCCGAATATGAGTGTAGCCACTGTTTATAATAACTTGCGCGTTTTTAAGAAAGCAGGCTTGGTAAAAGAATTGACCTACGGGGATTCCTCAAGTCGCTTTGATTTTGTCACACACGATCATTATCATATGATCTGCAATGAATGTGGAAAAATTGTTGACTTCCATTACCCTGGATTGGATGAAGTGGAACACTTGGCGTCCCATGTAACTGGCTTCCAAGTGGACTACCACCGCTTGGAAATTTACGGAACATGCCGCGATTGTTATAGTGAATCAGCTAAAGCACAATAA
- a CDS encoding YgzB family protein: MKSYKNKINRIRTFALALIFIGIVIMYVGIYFRNQPIVMVIFMLLGVIAIIGSTGVYAWIGLLSMKTVPVQCPNCERHTKMLGRVDICMHCNEPLTMDPSLEGKEFNEEYNKKKPQL, translated from the coding sequence ATGAAATCTTATAAAAATAAAATTAACCGCATTCGGACCTTTGCTCTGGCATTGATATTCATCGGCATCGTGATTATGTATGTCGGTATCTATTTCCGTAACCAACCGATCGTGATGGTCATCTTTATGCTACTTGGTGTTATAGCTATCATCGGAAGCACAGGTGTTTATGCTTGGATCGGTTTGCTCTCGATGAAAACAGTTCCTGTTCAATGTCCAAATTGCGAGCGCCATACAAAAATGCTTGGACGTGTAGATATCTGCATGCATTGCAATGAACCGCTGACGATGGATCCTTCCCTTGAAGGGAAAGAATTCAATGAGGAATATAATAAGAAAAAGCCGCAGCTATAA
- a CDS encoding cob(I)yrinic acid a,c-diamide adenosyltransferase, whose protein sequence is MKIYTKTGDKGTTSLVYGSRVKKNDPRVEAYGTCDEANTMIGLGVGHLNGEFFEQKEALCEVFHQIQTVLFHVGAELATPSGKEVKWKLKTEHITQLEAWIDEYDAELQPLSNFILPGGHPAGAAFHVARTIVRRAERNVIAIGEDISPNALAYLNRLSDFLFVAARFVNQQLGSTEKGLHAE, encoded by the coding sequence GTGAAAATCTATACGAAAACAGGAGATAAAGGCACAACTTCACTCGTATACGGAAGCCGAGTCAAAAAAAATGACCCGCGCGTCGAAGCCTACGGAACTTGCGACGAAGCAAATACGATGATCGGTCTCGGCGTAGGGCACTTGAACGGAGAATTTTTCGAACAAAAAGAAGCGCTTTGTGAAGTTTTCCACCAAATCCAGACAGTGCTTTTCCATGTCGGTGCAGAATTGGCGACTCCATCAGGAAAAGAAGTGAAATGGAAACTCAAGACTGAACACATCACTCAACTGGAAGCATGGATCGATGAATATGACGCAGAACTGCAACCGCTCAGCAATTTCATCTTGCCCGGCGGCCATCCCGCAGGAGCGGCATTCCATGTAGCCCGGACGATCGTACGCCGCGCCGAGCGTAATGTCATCGCCATAGGGGAAGACATCTCGCCTAACGCCCTGGCGTATTTGAACCGGCTTTCCGATTTTCTCTTTGTTGCTGCGCGGTTCGTCAATCAGCAACTAGGTTCTACAGAAAAAGGGCTTCACGCAGAATAA